In the genome of Massilibacillus massiliensis, one region contains:
- a CDS encoding SanA/YdcF family protein → MKSFIARTLKLSIPLAVTIAIVFFSINKYVEQSAQQYILTADTSVKTDAILVLGAYVYPDGRVSDMLNDRLSIAEELYACSKSDKIIVSGDHGQEDYDEVNAMKLFLKDKNILPSNIFMDHAGFSTYESIYRARDIFKVKKMIIVTQGYHLSRAIFIARELGIEAYGIASDPREYNATQMRNYKIREVAARNKDFFLAKFIQPKPTFLGDTIPINGDGNITDDHN, encoded by the coding sequence TTGAAATCATTTATTGCCCGAACGCTTAAACTATCTATACCTTTAGCAGTAACGATTGCTATAGTTTTTTTTTCTATTAACAAATACGTTGAACAAAGCGCTCAACAATACATACTTACTGCTGATACGTCTGTAAAAACAGATGCAATCCTTGTTCTCGGTGCATACGTTTATCCAGATGGGCGGGTATCAGATATGCTCAACGATCGACTAAGTATAGCAGAAGAGCTCTATGCATGTAGCAAATCAGATAAAATCATTGTCAGTGGCGATCACGGGCAAGAAGACTACGATGAAGTAAATGCCATGAAGCTTTTCCTTAAAGACAAGAATATACTGCCCTCAAATATCTTTATGGATCATGCTGGATTCAGTACATATGAAAGCATCTATAGAGCACGCGATATCTTTAAAGTAAAAAAGATGATTATTGTAACACAAGGGTATCATCTTTCCAGAGCCATTTTTATTGCTAGAGAATTAGGAATTGAAGCGTATGGGATTGCGTCTGATCCACGCGAATATAACGCTACGCAGATGAGAAATTATAAGATACGAGAAGTTGCCGCTAGAAATAAAGATTTCTTTTTGGCCAAATTCATTCAACCAAAACCAACTTTTTTAGGCGATACAATACCAATTAACGGTGATGGTAACATTACTGATGATCATAACTAG